The stretch of DNA CTGACCGCCTCCGACCCGCCCGCGGAGCGCGCCCCGACGCCGCCGCCCCAAGGCGCCGACTGTCGCTACTACCGCGCCAGCGGTGAACTCTTCGTCACCGTCGCGCACTTCAGGGTCTGTTTCAGGGACGGAGCCGTCGTGGAGAAGAGCATGATCCCCAAGGCCGGAGCCAAGGCCAGCGCCAAGGAGAAGGAGTGAAGGAGTGGGTGCGGTGATCCGCGTACTGCTGGCCGACGACGAGGCGATGATCCGCGCGGGCGTCCGCGCGATCCTCGGCGCGGGCGAGGCCATCGAGGTCGTGGCGGAGGCGGGCGACGGGAGGGAGGCGATCGCGCTTGCCCAGGCCCACCGGCCCGACGTCGCGCTGCTCGACATCCGCATGCCGGGGCTCGACGGCCTGACCGCGGGCGAGGAGATCGCACGGACGGTGCCCGGCACCGCGGTCGCGATGCTGACGACCTTCTCCGAAGACGCGTACGTCGCGCGAGCGCTGAGCGGCGGAGCCACCGGCTTCCTCCTGAAGTCCGGCGACCCCCACGAACTCATCGCGGGCGTACGCGCGGTGGCCGGCGGCGCCGCCTTCCTCTCGCCCAAGGTGGCCCGCCACGTCATCGACGGCTACGGCGCACAGCGCACGGTCCGCGGCGCCGACGCCCGCGCCAGGACCGCGGCACTCACTCCGCGCGAGCGCGAGGTGCTCGGGCTCGTCGGGGAGGGTCTTTCCAACCCGGAGATCGCCGCCCGGCTCCATCTGGTCGAAGGCACGGTCAAGGCGTACGTGAGCGCGGTCCTCGACCGGCTCGGGGTCAAGAACCGCGTCCAAGCGGCGATCGTCGCCTACGAGGCGGGACTTGTGCGGCTCTGACACCGCCTCATGAGTCTCAGCGGCGGTGAGACGCGGGCCGCCGTTGTGGTGTCGCGGAGGAAGCGGAGGAAGGTGTCGGGCTGCCCGGTCCCGCGAACCACCGGACTACACCCGTCGAGGAACCACGCATCGCCTCGACGACGCGCCCCACGGGGCGCGTTGCCAGACGTACGAGGAGGAAGGCGAGCGCGGCCCCGAGGAGCAGGCCCACCGCCACGTCATGCGGATAGTGCACGCCCACGAACACCCGCGAGAACGCCATGAGTACGGCCATCGGCAGCGTCAGCGCGGCGATCCGCGGCCAGGCGAGCGCGAGGCCGACGGCAGCGGCGCCCGCGATCGTCGAGTGGTTGCTGGGGAAGGACCAGTCGCCGTAGGCCGGGCACTCGACGATCGAGGTGACCGCCCCGGCGACGGCACGGCACGGACGCTCCTCGTCGACCGCCGACTTGAGCAACTCACTGCAGA from Streptomyces sp. BA2 encodes:
- a CDS encoding phosphatase PAP2 family protein — its product is MDTMDDDLYRDVTDFAHDTPTWFQHLAEVWTELGLLLFGVLFIVAWWRARRGDPRALAIAVLAPLVTAVAYVCSELLKSAVDEERPCRAVAGAVTSIVECPAYGDWSFPSNHSTIAGAAAVGLALAWPRIAALTLPMAVLMAFSRVFVGVHYPHDVAVGLLLGAALAFLLVRLATRPVGRVVEAMRGSSTGVVRWFAGPGSPTPSSASSATPQRRPASHRR
- a CDS encoding response regulator, whose amino-acid sequence is MIRVLLADDEAMIRAGVRAILGAGEAIEVVAEAGDGREAIALAQAHRPDVALLDIRMPGLDGLTAGEEIARTVPGTAVAMLTTFSEDAYVARALSGGATGFLLKSGDPHELIAGVRAVAGGAAFLSPKVARHVIDGYGAQRTVRGADARARTAALTPREREVLGLVGEGLSNPEIAARLHLVEGTVKAYVSAVLDRLGVKNRVQAAIVAYEAGLVRL